The following proteins are co-located in the Solanum pennellii chromosome 8, SPENNV200 genome:
- the LOC107027965 gene encoding probable WRKY transcription factor 40 encodes MGNKSFFIDLNTNPLLHNINRSPIPRETLDEELSRMREENKKLATTLTSLYEKYNSLQTHIIELQRKYSNHEEDNSKLLLSRKRKAEEDYCVNNSYINFEEASPKRPREITTNISTVCVKTNPSDQTSVVKDGYNWRKYGQKVTRDNPSPRAYFKCSFAPSCPVKKKVQRSVKDASILVATYEGEHNHPQPSQAEITVPLVNTTDPTFLNKFMEDINTNSVQQQYLVEQMASSLSKNPSFAATVATAISGLLF; translated from the exons ATGGGAAACAAGTCTTTTTTTATTGACCTTAACACAAATCCCTTATTgcacaacatcaatagaagtcCGATACCG CGTGAGACGTTGGATGAAGAATTGAGTAGAATGAGAGAGGAGAACAAGAAACTAGCAACAACACTAACAAGTTTGTATGAAAAGTACAATTCTTTGCAAACTCATATAATTGAGTTGCAACGAAAATACTCAAATCATGAAGAAGACAACtctaaattattattatcaagaaaaagaaaggctGAAGAAGATTATTGTGTGAATAATTCATACATCAATTTTGAAGAAGCATCACCAAAGAGGCCAAGAGAAATCACAACTAATATTTCAACTGTTTGTGTTAAAACTAATCCCTCCGATCAAACTTCA GTGGTGAAAGATGGATATAATTGGAGAAAATATGGTCAAAAAGTGACAAGAGATAATCCTTCTCCAAGAGCCTATTTTAAGTGTTCATTTGCACCATCATGTCCAGTCAAGAAAAAG gTACAAAGAAGTGTTAAAGATGCATCAATTTTAGTAGCTACATATGAAGGGGAACACAACCATCCTCAACCATCTCAAGCTGAAATAACAGTGCCATTAGTGAATACAACAGATCCAACATTTTTGAACAAATTCATGGAAGACATCAACACAAATTCAGTGCAACAACAATATTTAGTCGAACAAATGGCGTCTTCGTTGTCGAAGAATCCTAGTTTTGCAGCTACAGTTGCTACAGCCATCTCAGGATTACTTTTTTGa